One Rhea pennata isolate bPtePen1 chromosome 3, bPtePen1.pri, whole genome shotgun sequence DNA segment encodes these proteins:
- the TUBE1 gene encoding tubulin epsilon chain produces the protein MTQSVVVQVGQCGNQVGCRFWDLALREHAAVNKKGIYDEALSGFFRNVDTRSGGDGHDVSKGKICSLKARALLIDMEEGVVNEILQGPLRDVFDSKQLITDVSGSGNNWAVGHRLYGCQYRENIVEKLRKTAEHCDCLQCFFIIHSMGGGTGSGLGTFVLNLLEDEFPEVYRFVTSVYPSGEDDVITSPYNSVLAMKELNEHADCVLPIENEALFDIVNKINQMVKSGKLGSIVKQNSLVTSSAGSTKTLQEKPFDAMNNIIANLLLNLTSSARFEGSLNMDLNEISMNLVPFPRLHYLVSSLTPLYTLADVNIPSRRLDQMFSDAFSRDHQLIRADPKHSLYLACALLVRGNVQVSDLRRNIERLKPSLHFISWNQEGWKTGLCSVPPVGHSHSLLALANNTCVKPTFMELKTRFMKLYKKKAHLHHYLHIDGMEQSCFSEAILSLSDLIEEYNELDASKGGPRRDPSRLKIAV, from the exons ATGACCCAGTCTGTGGTGGTGCAGG TGGGCCAGTGCGGGAACCAGGTGGGCTGCCGCTTCTGGGACCTGGCGCTGCGGGAGCACGCCGCCGTTAACAAG AAGGGGATATATGATGAAGCATTAAGCGGTTTCTTTAGGAACGTGGATACCAG aagtgGTGGAGATGGTCATGatgtttccaaaggaaaaatctgCTCTTTAAAAGCACGA GCACTTCTGATTGACATGGAGGAGGGTGTGGTAAATGAAATTCTACAGGGGCCATTGAGAGATGTGTTTGATAGCAAGCAGCTTATCACAGATGTTTCAGGATCAGGAAACAACTG GGCTGTAGGTCACCGGCTATATGGCTGTCAGTACCGGGAAAACATTGTGGAAAAGCTGAGGAAAACTGCAGAACATTGTGACTGTCTACAGTGCTTTTTTATAATTCATTCTATGGGAGGTG ggACTGGATCTGGTCTTGGAACTTTTGTACTGAATTTGCTTGAGGATGAATTCCCAGAAGTATATAGATTTGTTACTTCAGTTTATCCCTCTGGTGAAGACGATGTTATTACTTCACCATATAATAGTGTTCTGGCTATGAAGGAGCTTAATGAGCATGCAGACTGTGTGCTACCAATAGAAAATGAA gCTTTGTTTGATATAGTTAATAAAATTAATCAGATGGTCAAATCGGGAAAGTTAGGATCAATTGTGAAGCAAAACAGCTTGGTAACATCAAGTGCAGGCAGTACAAAAACTCTACAGGAGAAGCCGTTTGATGCCATGAATAATATCATAGCCAACTTGCTGCTGAACCTGACCAG ctctgctagGTTTGAGGGTTCGCTTAACATGGATCTTAATGAAATAAGCATGAATTTGGTTCCCTTTCCTCGACTTCATTACTTGGTTTCAAGCTTGACTCCTCTGTATACTTTGGCTGATGTTAACATACCTTCCAGAAG GTTGGATCAGatgttttcagatgcttttagCAGAGATCATCAACTAATTCGGGCAGATCCAAAGCACAGTCTCTACCTTGCCTGTGCACTTCTTGTTCGAGGAAATGTGCAGGTTTCAGACCTTCGCAGAAATATTGAAAG GTTAAAGCCTTCCCTGCACTTCATCTCCTGGAATCAAGAAGGGTGGAAAACTGGCTTGTGTTCAGTACCTCCTGTAGGCCATTCCCACTCACTTCTGGCTTTAGCAAATAACACCTGTGTGAAACCGACATTTATGGAACTCAAAACCAGATTCATGAAGCTCTACAAGAAAAAG GCTCATCTTCACCATTATCTGCATATAGATGGGATGGAGCAAAGCTGTTTCTCTGAAGCCATATTGTCTTTGTCTGACCTAATAGAAGAGTATAATGAACTGGATGCCTCAAAAGGTGGGCCTAGAAGAGATCCATCAAGACTGAAGATAGCTGTGTAA